In Daphnia pulicaria isolate SC F1-1A chromosome 5, SC_F0-13Bv2, whole genome shotgun sequence, a single genomic region encodes these proteins:
- the LOC124341207 gene encoding uncharacterized protein LOC124341207 produces the protein MSLLLIRSASLRYVLRSSAVLLLVGLILMMTTTFLESLFHFTLEKQRFSKPESSFLNFNNETGSEHFIVPNIIHLIRFSKPEFSFIDYICIQAAFRNHRPEHFYIHTDAADQTFRGKYWELIENDLELRSHIRILPLQPPSEIFGQQIEPDLRVYHGGDIARIKTLMKYGGIYLDNDVYVIKNLDKYRKFELAINWDEGQFLGTQVIVANRQSRFLPLWLDSYHEYHPELWYYNAGERPTTEILFHHPELIHRVKVQFGADLVLSLNLYTEKDFDWRSLDTIHLMINHRSYLDPNYNQTPSFDEKIVQTYPYPFGEMAREMVLASAMETLIDRKI, from the exons ATGTCGCTGCTGCTCATCCGGAGCGCTTCGTTGCGATATGTGCTTCGTTCATCCGCCGTTCTTTTACTTGTAGGTCTCATTCTAATGATGACGACTACCTTCCTGGAATCATTATTCCATTTCACACTTGAAAAGCAACGTTTCAGCAAGCCCGAGTcgtcatttttgaattttaacaaCGAAACTGGTTCCGAGCACTTCATCGTTCCGAACATCATCCACTTGATCCGGTTCAGCAAACCGGAATTCTCTTTTATCGATTACATTTGCATTCAGGCGGCTTTTCGCAACCACCGACCCGAGCATTTCTACATTCACACAGACGCAGCAGACCAAACATTCAGAGGCAAGTACTGGGAATTAATTGAAAACGATCTCGAGCTAAGATCGCACATCCGCATCCTGCCACTGCAGCCGCCGTCTGAGATCTTTGGCCAACAGATTGAACCCGATTTGAGAGTTTATCACGGTGGCGACATTGCCCGCATTAAAACTCTAATGAAATACGGCGGAATTTATTTAGATAACGACGTCTACGTCATCAAAAATCTCGATAAGTATCGCAAATTTGAATTGGCCATCAATTGGGACGAAGGACAGTTTCTCGGGACTCAGGTGATCGTCGCTAATCGACAATCTCGTTTTCTGCCCTTGTGGCTCGATTCCTATCACGAATATCATCCGGAATTGTG GTATTACAATGCAGGGGAGCGACCGACAAcggaaattttgtttcatcaCCCGGAATTG ATTCATCGAGTGAAAGTGCAATTCGGAGCTGATCttgttctttctttaaatctttataCCGAAAAAGATTTTGATTGGCGTTCGCTGGATACCATTCATCTCATGATCAATCATCGCAGTTATC tgGATCCTAATTACAATCAAACACCTTCCTTTGATGAAAAAATAGTTCAAACGTATCCTTATCCATTTGGAGAGATGGCCCGAGAAATGGTCTTGGCTTCTGCAATGGAAACTTTAATTGACCGAAAGATTTAA
- the LOC124340869 gene encoding serine/threonine-protein kinase D1-like isoform X2 has protein sequence MDDGNGQVTFMFQVGLVRDFISTDASQLTLKTLKDLACNFINQRFLDHGIPRLNECVNLFRHDNTKPNILQLINSASEITDDTLVEIVLSANIPQDGVQIRPHQLNVHSYKSPAFCDFCGEMLFGLVRQGLKCEFCGLSFHKRCVYKIPNNCSYTRSRRSSSSLTPSLLTPSLLPPPSNVLPRSPSDSMSCSDESITVSVMRSVSNSPSSGSTSPSIQKHGRPSISAGRPFWIEKEMAGRIKIPHTFVVHSYTKPTVCHFCRKLLKGLFKQGLQCRDCRFNVHRKCKDNIPNTCTGEAPKEPGVETDTEGTDEQLAPMADGVDEDSDDDISITHSHNMPDDCIPEVADDITIKIRPSSPTMSSNIPLMRIVQSVKHTKRRGSNVLKEGWMIHYTNKDPSRRRHFWRLDTKSITLYQNETGKHFYKELPLSEILAVETAKDRMHCFELRTANVDYYIGEDPHFGQKENGNGASALPQALETGLGVHLAKSWETAIRQALLPLTNNSQGATASPSPLTKPAAGDSNSDREQEIGSDIGQVYQIFPDEVLGSGQFGVVYGGAHRKTNRPVAIKVIDKMRFPTKQADQLKNEVCILQNLSHPGVVNLERMFETPERIFVVMEKLKGDMLEMILSSEKGRLSERITKFLVTQILVALKHLHSKNIVHCDLKPENVLLSTNAEFPQVKLCDFGFARIIGEKSFRRSVVGTPAYLAPEVLRNKGYNRSLDMWSVGVIVYVSLSGTFPFNEDEDINDQIQNAAFMYPPSPWKEISSDAIDLIANVLQVKQRKRYTVDKSLNHIWLQDYQTWCDLRELERQIGIRYATHESDDARWEAYRREHVLDNGENFNAAYGRLRL, from the exons ATGGATGATGGTAATGGTCAGGTGACCTTTATGTTCCAAGTTGGACTGGTACGAGACTTTATCTCCACGGATGCCTCCCagttaacgctgaaaacgctCAAAGATTTGGCCTGCAACTTTATTAATCAACGG ttCTTGGATCATGGCATACCACGACTCAACGAGTGCGTCAACCTCTTTCGTCACGACAATACCAAACCCAACATTTTGCAGCTCATCAACTCTGCCTCGGAGATCACCGACGATACACTCGTCGAGATTGTCCTTTCGG CCAACATTCCCCAAGATGGCGTGCAAATCCGTCCGCACCAACTGAACGTGCACTCGTACAAGTCGCCTGCCTTTTGCGACTTTTGCGGCGAGATGCTCTTCGGCCTTGTCCGCCAAGGATTGAAATGCGAAT TTTGCGGCTTGAGCTTCCATAAAAGATGCGTCTACAAAATCCCAAACAACTGTTCGTACACTCGGAGCCGGCGGTCGTCATCGTCGTTGACGCCGTCGCTATTGACGCCGTCACTTTTGCCGCCACCATCCAATGTTCTGCCTCGCAGCCCGTCCGACTCCATGTCCTGCAGTGATGAATCCATTACAGTTAGCGTCATGCGC AGCGTGAGCAACAGCCCGTCGAGCGGCAGCACCAGTCCGAGTATTCAAAAACATGGCCGGCCTTCCATTAGCGCCGGACGTCCTTTTTGGATCGAGAAGGAAATGGCGGGTCGCATCAAGATCCCGCACACATTTGTCGTCCACTCGTACACGAAGCCGACCGTGTGCCACTTTTGTCGTAAGCTCCTGAAAGGACTCTTTAAGCAAGGTCTCCAATGCCGCGATTGTCGCTTCAACGTCCATCGCAAATGCAAGGACAACATTCCCAACACGTGCACGGGCGAAGCCCCCAAGGAGCCAGGAGTGGAGACAG aCACGGAAGGAACGGACGAGCAATTGGCTCCTATGGCGGACGGAGTGGACGAAGACAGCGATGACGACATCTCCATTACACACAGTCACAACATG cccGATGATTGTATCCCCGAAGTGGCTGATGACATCACGATCAAAATTCGACCCAGCAG TCCTACAATGAGCAGCAACATCCCGCTAATGCGCATTGTTCAATCGGTGAAGCACACCAAAAGGAGGGGCTCCAACGTTCTCAAGGAGGGCTGGATGATTCATTACACCAACAAGGATCCTTCC AGACGGAGACATTTCTGGCGGCTGGACACCAAGTCCATTACTTTGTACCAAAACGAAACGGGCAAACATTTTTATAAGGAGCTGCCATTATCAGAAATATTGGCCGTCGAGACCGCCAAAG ATCGCATGCATTGTTTCGAGTTGAGGACGGCCAATGTGGACTATTACATCGGCGAGGATCCCCATTTCGGACAGAAAGAGAATGGCAACGGAGCCTCTGCACTTCCGCAGGCACTTGAAACCGGCCTTGGGGTTCATTTGGCCAAATCATGGGAAACGGCCATCCGTCAGGCTTTATTACCCTTGACAAATAACTCGCAAGGAGCTACTGCGTCACCGTCTCCCCTGACAA AACCAGCTGCAGGGGATAGTAATAGTGACAGAGAACAAGAAATCGGTTCGGATATCGGACAAGTGTATCAAATCTTTCCCGATGAAGTGCTAGGATCTGGCCAGTTTGGTGTCGTCTACGGAG GAGCACATCGCAAGACAAACAGACCGGTGGCCATcaaagttattgacaaaatgcGCTTTCCAACTAAACAAGCGGATCAGCTCAAGAACGAGGTCTGCATCCTGCAGAATTTGTCGCACCCGGGCGTGGTCAATTTGGAGCGCATGTTTGAAACCCCCGAGCGTATTTTTGTCGTCATGGAGAAACTTAAAGGCGACATGTTGGAGATGATTCTCTCGAGTGAAAAGGGAAGGCTGTCTGAGCGCATCACAAAGTTCCTCGTTACCCAG ATTCTCGTTGCGCTGAAGCACTTGCACAGCAAGAACATTGTTCACTGCGACCTGAAACCGGAGAATGTTCTCCTTTCAACCAATGCCGAATTCCCGCAGGTTAAACTGTGTGACTTTGGTTTCGCTCGTATTATTGGAGAAAAATCTTTCCGACGATCTGTGGTTGGAACGCCCGCTTATCTTG CTCCAGAGGTGTTGCGCAACAAGGGCTACAATCGATCGCTGGACATGTGGAGTGTTGGCGTTATTGTCTACGTAAGTCTAAGTGGCACATTCCCTTTCAACGAAGACGAAGACATCAACGACCAAATCCAAAATGCAGCCTTCATGTACCCGCCTAGTCCTTGGAAGGAAATCTCTTCTGACG cCATCGACTTGATAGCCAATGTGCTGCAAGTGAAACAGCGAAAGCGCTACACTGTTGACAAGTCGCTCAACCACATTTGGTTGCAG GATTATCAAACGTGGTGTGACTTACGTGAACTCGAGCGCCAAATCGGCATCCGCTACGCCACCCATGAATCAGATGACGCCCGCTGGGAGGCTTATAGAAGAGAGCATGTTTTGGATAACGGCGAAAATTTTAACGCTGCCTACGGTAGACTTCGGCTTTAG
- the LOC124341313 gene encoding exosome complex component RRP46-like, producing METEENSIRALKCEQSVLSRADGSVMFSQGNTVVMASVYGPLEAKIQKELSDRMYIELNYKPKTGMPGVAERGKEKLIKTTCNHIILTNLHPRTAVCITVQEMQDGGTLLAASINAVCLALLDSGLPLQCLVAAVTCLVDKKDRIVLDPCISTVKEGYKAMFTFAFDSQKYNLILSHCEGQVPYQRFQKAMELCQKASHVIFDFYRQAVLRKFSNELL from the exons ATGGAGACTGAAGAGAATAGCATTCGTGCATTAAAGTGCGAACAAAGCGTACTGTCACGTGCAGATGGCTCGGTGATGTTTTCTCAAG GAAATACTGTGGTAATGGCTTCAGTGTATGGACCTTTGGAGGCTAAAATTCAAAAGGAACTGTCCGATAGAATGTACATTGAACTAAACTACAAGCCAAAAACAGGAATGCCAG GTGTTGCTGAGCGAGGAAAGGAGAAACTCATCAAGACCACTTGTAATCACATTATTCTGACAAACCTGCACCCTCGAACAGCTGTCTGCATAACAGTTCAAGAAATGCAAGATGGTGGAACT TTGCTAGCAGCCTCCATCAATGCTGTGTGCCTTGCACTTCTTGACTCGGGTTTACCCCTGCAGTGTCTTGTAGCTGCAGTGACTTGTTTGGTAGACAAGAAGGATAGAATTGTCCTAGATCCATGCATCAGCACAGTCAAA GAAGGTTATAAAGCAATGTTTACCTTTGCTTTTGACAGTCAAAAATACAACTTAATTCTGAGCCATTGTGAAGGCCAAGTTCCCTATCAACGTTTTCAAAAAGCCATGGAGCTGTGTCAGAAAGCCAGTCACGTCATCTTTGATTTCTACCGGCAAGCAGTACTACGAAAGTTTTCCAACGAACTTCTGTaa
- the LOC124341155 gene encoding uncharacterized protein LOC124341155, with the protein MRSHKRLVTLSLVSLLLFPSLCFYWTIYDITSGGINRWNGTPPIPANSFDYQQPNSGGGGLFGPAAAISESSSSAATEALMDFGGFDNETGRSFDGRFIVPNLIHYIRFNKTTFTFVDYVCLRSAYIQQKPDRIYLHTNVDESNFTGLYWKRIRAEPDLYGRIVLQPIDLPSEIFNQPLSDGWRLFHGSDIARIRTMMKYGGIYLDNDVYVVQNLDKYRKYEIAMGWDEGQFLGSQVIVAHRNARFLPLWLDTYRQYHADLWYYNAGERPTTEILHKQPELIHRVKWRFGVHMLMQELYDSMDWPDWQQNQDTIHLLINHRSYLDPHFKEYSDFNERNIRHYPYMFGELARLVMPDRSPASTTSPSIGDNVLLESETNLMILDDGEQVRPSDPTED; encoded by the exons ATGCGGAGTCATAAAAGACTAGTGACCCTGTCTCTCGTTTCGCTACTTCTCTTTCCGAGTTTGTGCTTCTACTGGACCATCTACGACATCACCAGTGGCGGCATCAACAGATGGAACGGCACTCCGCCGATTCCGGCCAACAGTTTTGACTATCAACAGCCcaacagcggcggcggcggcttatTCGGCCCGGCAGCAGCCATCAGcgagtccagcagcagcgcagcaACCGAGGCACTGATGGACTTTGGCGGATTCGATAATGAAACCGGACGGAGCTTCGACGGGCGTTTCATCGTGCCTAATCTCATCCACTACATCCGCTTTAACAAGACGACGTTCACGTTCGTCGATTACGTCTGCCTGCGCTCGGCTTACATCCAGCAGAAGCCGGATCGCATCTACCTGCACACCAACGTCGACGAGAGCAATTTCACGGGACTCTACTGGAAGCGGATCCGAGCCGAGCCGGATTTGTACGGCCGCATTGTTCTGCAGCCGATCGACTTGCCGTCAGAAATTTTCAATCAGCCGCTGAGCGACGGATGGCGGCTCTTTCACGGCTCCGACATTGCCCGCATCCGCACCATGATGAAATACGGCGGCATCTATTTGGACAACGACGTCTACGTCGTTCAAAATCTCGACAAGTACCGCAAATACGAAATCGCCATGGGCTGGGACGAGGGTCAATTCCTCGGCAGTCAGGTCATTGTCGCCCATCGTAACGCCCGCTTCCTACCACTCTGGCTGGACACTTATCGACAATATCACGCTGATTTGTG GTACTACAACGCCGGTGAACGCCCTACAACGGAGATTCTGCACAAGCAGCCGGAACTGATCCATCGGGTCAAGTGGCGGTTCGGTGTCCACATGCTGATGCAGGAGCTCTACGACTCGATGGATTGGCCCGACTGGCAACAAAATCAGGACACGATCCATTTGTTAATTAACCACCGCTCCTACCTTGATCCTCATTTCAAAGA GTATTCCGATTTCAACGAGAGAAATATCAGGCACTATCCGTACATGTTCGGAGAGTTGGCCCGTCTAGTCATGCCCGACAGGTCGCCGGCCTCAACGACCTCACCATCCATTGGCGATAACGTATTATTGGAATCGGAAACCAACTTGATGATCCTTGATGATGGCGAACAAGTGCGACCATCCGACCCCACCGAAGATTGA
- the LOC124341208 gene encoding uncharacterized protein LOC124341208, whose amino-acid sequence MLLLIRSSSLRNLLRTSAKFLFFALILTMTATLLQGTYRELQEEYQVDEDWVLSHITNETGADHFIVPNIIHLIRFNKTEFSFTDYICTQAAFRNHRPDYFYVHTDAPEGRFSGKYWELIEKDLELRSHIRILPLEPPSEIFGQQLNPQWRNYHGGDVARIRTMMKYGGIYLDNDVYVIQNLDKYRKFEIAINWDEGQFLGSQVIIANRKARFLSLWLDSYREYHPELWYYNAGERPTKEILYQHPELVHRVKVQFGADVDLSFYLYTQQDFDWRSLDTIHLMINHRGYLDPYYNETPTFDEKIVKTYPYPFGDMAREMVMASGMENFINQKIV is encoded by the exons ATGTTGTTACTCATCCGGAGCTCCTCACTTCGGAACTTGCTCCGCACATCCGCAAAGTTTTTATTCTTCGCACTGATTCTCACAATGACGGCCACCTTGTTACAAGGCACTTACAGGGAATTGCAAGAAGAATATCAGGTGGACGAGGACTGGGTTTTGTCACACATCACCAACGAGACCGGAGCCGACCACTTTATCGTCCCCAACATCATCCACCTGATTCGGTTCAACAAGACGGAATTCTCTTTCACCGACTACATCTGCACCCAGGCTGCCTTCCGCAATCACCGGCCAGACTATTTCTACGTTCACACGGACGCGCCGGAAGGCCGGTTCAGCGGAAAGTATTGGGAATTAATTGAAAAGGATCTCGAACTGAGATCGCACATTCGCATTTTACCGCTGGAACCTCCGTCGGAGATTTTCGGCCAACAGCTCAATCCGCAATGGAGAAACTATCATGGTGGAGACGTTGCTCGCATCCGCACCATGATGAAGTACGGCGGCATTTATTTAGATAATGATGTCTACGTTATCCAAAATTTGGATAAGTATCGCAAGTTTGAAATTGCCATCAATTGGGATGAGGGTCAGTTCCTTGGTAGTCAGGTGATTATTGCTAATAGGAAAGCacgttttctctctttatgGCTCGACTCTTATCGGGAATATCACCCAGAATTATG GTATTACAATGCGGGAGAGCGGCCAACCAAAGAAATTTTATACCAGCATCCGGAATTG GTTCATCGAGTCAAAGTTCAATTCGGTGCTGACGTTGATTTATCCTTTTATCTCTACACCCAACAAGATTTTGATTGGCGTTCGCTGGATACCATTCATCTCATGATCAATCATCGTGGTTACC TGGATCCTTATTACAATGAAACACCTACTTTTGACGAAAAGATAGTCAAAACGTATCCGTATCCGTTTGGAGACATGGCTCGAGAAATGGTGATGGCATCCGGAATGGAAAATTTTATCAATCAAAAGATTGTTTGA
- the LOC124340869 gene encoding serine/threonine-protein kinase D1-like isoform X1, producing the protein MDDGNGQVTFMFQVGLVRDFISTDASQLTLKTLKDLACNFINQRFLDHGIPRLNECVNLFRHDNTKPNILQLINSASEITDDTLVEIVLSGKLEMSHARPFLFLCIHSLLIISYAANIPQDGVQIRPHQLNVHSYKSPAFCDFCGEMLFGLVRQGLKCEFCGLSFHKRCVYKIPNNCSYTRSRRSSSSLTPSLLTPSLLPPPSNVLPRSPSDSMSCSDESITVSVMRSVSNSPSSGSTSPSIQKHGRPSISAGRPFWIEKEMAGRIKIPHTFVVHSYTKPTVCHFCRKLLKGLFKQGLQCRDCRFNVHRKCKDNIPNTCTGEAPKEPGVETDTEGTDEQLAPMADGVDEDSDDDISITHSHNMPDDCIPEVADDITIKIRPSSPTMSSNIPLMRIVQSVKHTKRRGSNVLKEGWMIHYTNKDPSRRRHFWRLDTKSITLYQNETGKHFYKELPLSEILAVETAKDRMHCFELRTANVDYYIGEDPHFGQKENGNGASALPQALETGLGVHLAKSWETAIRQALLPLTNNSQGATASPSPLTKPAAGDSNSDREQEIGSDIGQVYQIFPDEVLGSGQFGVVYGGAHRKTNRPVAIKVIDKMRFPTKQADQLKNEVCILQNLSHPGVVNLERMFETPERIFVVMEKLKGDMLEMILSSEKGRLSERITKFLVTQILVALKHLHSKNIVHCDLKPENVLLSTNAEFPQVKLCDFGFARIIGEKSFRRSVVGTPAYLAPEVLRNKGYNRSLDMWSVGVIVYVSLSGTFPFNEDEDINDQIQNAAFMYPPSPWKEISSDAIDLIANVLQVKQRKRYTVDKSLNHIWLQDYQTWCDLRELERQIGIRYATHESDDARWEAYRREHVLDNGENFNAAYGRLRL; encoded by the exons ATGGATGATGGTAATGGTCAGGTGACCTTTATGTTCCAAGTTGGACTGGTACGAGACTTTATCTCCACGGATGCCTCCCagttaacgctgaaaacgctCAAAGATTTGGCCTGCAACTTTATTAATCAACGG ttCTTGGATCATGGCATACCACGACTCAACGAGTGCGTCAACCTCTTTCGTCACGACAATACCAAACCCAACATTTTGCAGCTCATCAACTCTGCCTCGGAGATCACCGACGATACACTCGTCGAGATTGTCCTTTCGGGTAAATTGGAAATGTCTCATGCAcgaccgtttttatttttatgtattcaCTCTCTTTTAATCATTTCATATGCAGCCAACATTCCCCAAGATGGCGTGCAAATCCGTCCGCACCAACTGAACGTGCACTCGTACAAGTCGCCTGCCTTTTGCGACTTTTGCGGCGAGATGCTCTTCGGCCTTGTCCGCCAAGGATTGAAATGCGAAT TTTGCGGCTTGAGCTTCCATAAAAGATGCGTCTACAAAATCCCAAACAACTGTTCGTACACTCGGAGCCGGCGGTCGTCATCGTCGTTGACGCCGTCGCTATTGACGCCGTCACTTTTGCCGCCACCATCCAATGTTCTGCCTCGCAGCCCGTCCGACTCCATGTCCTGCAGTGATGAATCCATTACAGTTAGCGTCATGCGC AGCGTGAGCAACAGCCCGTCGAGCGGCAGCACCAGTCCGAGTATTCAAAAACATGGCCGGCCTTCCATTAGCGCCGGACGTCCTTTTTGGATCGAGAAGGAAATGGCGGGTCGCATCAAGATCCCGCACACATTTGTCGTCCACTCGTACACGAAGCCGACCGTGTGCCACTTTTGTCGTAAGCTCCTGAAAGGACTCTTTAAGCAAGGTCTCCAATGCCGCGATTGTCGCTTCAACGTCCATCGCAAATGCAAGGACAACATTCCCAACACGTGCACGGGCGAAGCCCCCAAGGAGCCAGGAGTGGAGACAG aCACGGAAGGAACGGACGAGCAATTGGCTCCTATGGCGGACGGAGTGGACGAAGACAGCGATGACGACATCTCCATTACACACAGTCACAACATG cccGATGATTGTATCCCCGAAGTGGCTGATGACATCACGATCAAAATTCGACCCAGCAG TCCTACAATGAGCAGCAACATCCCGCTAATGCGCATTGTTCAATCGGTGAAGCACACCAAAAGGAGGGGCTCCAACGTTCTCAAGGAGGGCTGGATGATTCATTACACCAACAAGGATCCTTCC AGACGGAGACATTTCTGGCGGCTGGACACCAAGTCCATTACTTTGTACCAAAACGAAACGGGCAAACATTTTTATAAGGAGCTGCCATTATCAGAAATATTGGCCGTCGAGACCGCCAAAG ATCGCATGCATTGTTTCGAGTTGAGGACGGCCAATGTGGACTATTACATCGGCGAGGATCCCCATTTCGGACAGAAAGAGAATGGCAACGGAGCCTCTGCACTTCCGCAGGCACTTGAAACCGGCCTTGGGGTTCATTTGGCCAAATCATGGGAAACGGCCATCCGTCAGGCTTTATTACCCTTGACAAATAACTCGCAAGGAGCTACTGCGTCACCGTCTCCCCTGACAA AACCAGCTGCAGGGGATAGTAATAGTGACAGAGAACAAGAAATCGGTTCGGATATCGGACAAGTGTATCAAATCTTTCCCGATGAAGTGCTAGGATCTGGCCAGTTTGGTGTCGTCTACGGAG GAGCACATCGCAAGACAAACAGACCGGTGGCCATcaaagttattgacaaaatgcGCTTTCCAACTAAACAAGCGGATCAGCTCAAGAACGAGGTCTGCATCCTGCAGAATTTGTCGCACCCGGGCGTGGTCAATTTGGAGCGCATGTTTGAAACCCCCGAGCGTATTTTTGTCGTCATGGAGAAACTTAAAGGCGACATGTTGGAGATGATTCTCTCGAGTGAAAAGGGAAGGCTGTCTGAGCGCATCACAAAGTTCCTCGTTACCCAG ATTCTCGTTGCGCTGAAGCACTTGCACAGCAAGAACATTGTTCACTGCGACCTGAAACCGGAGAATGTTCTCCTTTCAACCAATGCCGAATTCCCGCAGGTTAAACTGTGTGACTTTGGTTTCGCTCGTATTATTGGAGAAAAATCTTTCCGACGATCTGTGGTTGGAACGCCCGCTTATCTTG CTCCAGAGGTGTTGCGCAACAAGGGCTACAATCGATCGCTGGACATGTGGAGTGTTGGCGTTATTGTCTACGTAAGTCTAAGTGGCACATTCCCTTTCAACGAAGACGAAGACATCAACGACCAAATCCAAAATGCAGCCTTCATGTACCCGCCTAGTCCTTGGAAGGAAATCTCTTCTGACG cCATCGACTTGATAGCCAATGTGCTGCAAGTGAAACAGCGAAAGCGCTACACTGTTGACAAGTCGCTCAACCACATTTGGTTGCAG GATTATCAAACGTGGTGTGACTTACGTGAACTCGAGCGCCAAATCGGCATCCGCTACGCCACCCATGAATCAGATGACGCCCGCTGGGAGGCTTATAGAAGAGAGCATGTTTTGGATAACGGCGAAAATTTTAACGCTGCCTACGGTAGACTTCGGCTTTAG
- the LOC124341192 gene encoding uncharacterized protein LOC124341192: MHFSKGFLGLSLATLFVILCGISYLAKLSKFGHHVVLPRIGKSNSLLEAFPTTLFVSNQSDSIHFEKFDNETGANHLIVPNIVHYVRLNKRSWSFVEYICLRSAYVNQRPDFIFIHTNVLEGFKGKYWRWMQEDPDLKSRLVVVPVRLPAEIFGQKLKPVWRVHHGSDLIRIRTLMKYGGIFLDNDVYVVHNLDKYRQFEMTLGWPRNESLGTMVLCANKNARFLPLWLDNYRDYKADQWYYNAGDNPTAEILMKHPELVHREESRLGVKFLVREMYQEREDDFPWRQKLDAVHLLINHRSYLDMFFKDYRYFNERNIVHYPFNFGEMARVVLNHQQPGNYTVSSL; the protein is encoded by the exons ATGCATTTTTCCAAAGGATTTTTAGGTCTCTCACTGGCGACTTTGTTTGTGATCCTGTGCGGCATCAGCTACTTGGCAAAGTTGTCCAAATTTGGTCACCACGTAGTACTACCACGAATTGGCAAGTCCAATTCTTTATTGGAAGCCTTCCCAACTACTTTGTTCGTTTCCAATCAAAGTGATTCGatccattttgaaaaattcgatAACGAAACCGGCGCCAATCACTTGATCGTGCCCAATATCGTCCACTACGTCCGGCTGAATAAGAGAAGCTGGTCGTTTGTGGAGTACATTTGTTTGCGATCCGCCTACGTCAATCAACGGCCCGACTTTATCTTTATTCACACCAATGTCCTGGAGGGCTTCAAGGGCAAATACTGGCGATGGATGCAAGAGGATCCGGATCTGAAATCGCGTTTGGTAGTGGTGCCCGTCCGTTTGCCGGCCGAGATCTTTGGCCAAAAGTTGAAACCAGTGTGGCGAGTGCATCACGGCTCCGACTTGATTCGAATACGGACCCTAATGAAATACGGAGGCATTTTCCTGGATAATGACGTCTACGTAGTCCACAATCTGGACAAGTACCGTCAATTCGAAATGACTTTAGGCTGGCCCAGGAACGAATCTCTAGGCACAATGGTTCTGTGCGCTAACAAGAATGCTCGATTCCTTCCGCTCTGGCTGGACAACTACCGAGACTACAAAGCCGATCAATG GTATTATAATGCTGGAGATAATCCCACGGCAGAGATATTAATGAAGCACCCGGAACTCGTCCATCGGGAGGAAAGTCGACTCGGAGTCAAATTTTTAGTCCGTGAAATGTACCAGGAGAGAGAAGACGATTTTCCTTGGCGACAGAAACTCGACGCTGTTCATCTGCTGATCAACCACCGCAGTTATCTTGACATGTTCTTTAAAGATTATCGGTATTTCAACGAGCGAAATATTGTGCACTATCCGTTTAATTTCGGAGAAATGGCCAGAGTTGTTTTAAATCACCAACAACCTGGCAACTATACAGTATCATCTCTATGA